One genomic segment of Actinoplanes ianthinogenes includes these proteins:
- a CDS encoding sulfite exporter TauE/SafE family protein, which translates to MDLSHVVLLVVAGVAAGGVNAIAGGGSLITFPSLIATGLPSVEANVTNSVSVFPGYVSSVVGSRADLAGQGRRVRAVLPAAVLGSVAGCALLLSTPGRVFEVIVPFLVLGAAATLAFQERLRGLVGHPRAMSPRRAGITVQAVVFVGAVYGGYFGAALGVMYVAALALVLDEQLKRINALKNVLSATVGLVTLLVFAFFADVHWDAVAVLAPATIAGGYVGARVARRMPARVLKWVIVTFGTTIGLLLSYRAFA; encoded by the coding sequence ATGGATCTGTCGCATGTCGTGTTGCTGGTCGTCGCCGGGGTCGCGGCCGGTGGGGTGAACGCGATCGCCGGGGGCGGCTCGCTGATCACGTTTCCGAGCCTGATCGCGACCGGGCTGCCGTCGGTGGAGGCGAACGTCACCAACTCGGTGTCGGTGTTCCCCGGGTACGTCTCCAGTGTCGTGGGGAGCCGGGCGGACCTCGCCGGGCAGGGGCGGCGGGTGCGGGCGGTGCTGCCCGCCGCGGTGCTCGGCTCGGTGGCCGGGTGCGCGCTGCTGCTCTCCACACCCGGCCGGGTGTTCGAGGTGATCGTGCCGTTCCTGGTGCTGGGGGCCGCGGCGACGCTGGCGTTCCAGGAGCGGCTGCGCGGGCTGGTCGGGCATCCGCGGGCGATGTCGCCGCGGCGGGCCGGGATCACGGTGCAGGCCGTGGTCTTCGTCGGGGCGGTGTACGGCGGGTACTTCGGTGCGGCCCTCGGGGTGATGTACGTCGCGGCCCTCGCCCTGGTCCTGGACGAGCAGCTGAAGCGGATCAACGCGCTGAAGAACGTGCTGTCGGCGACCGTGGGGCTGGTGACCCTGCTGGTGTTCGCGTTCTTCGCGGACGTGCACTGGGACGCGGTGGCGGTGCTGGCGCCGGCCACGATCGCCGGGGGTTACGTGGGGGCGCGGGTCGCCCGGCGGATGCCGGCGCGGGTGCTCAAGTGGGTCATCGTGACGTTCGGGACGACGATCGGGCTGCTCCTGTCGTACCGGGCGTTCGCCTGA
- a CDS encoding M15 family metallopeptidase has product MNSRIADIQSRILALQTQQATTSTATRTAGSASATSSTFASHLQGAIAAQGTSAADRTYKLNGKGIPEDLAAYGNGRIPAEALEQVGGTRHKLWAPAAEKLTQLIADAKADGVTIGITDSYRPYTEQVDLARRKGLYSQGGLAAKPGTSEHGWGMATDLDLNPEALSWMRKNGGRYGFVENVRRESWHWAFRPNMT; this is encoded by the coding sequence GTGAACTCGCGCATCGCGGACATCCAGAGCCGGATCCTGGCGTTGCAGACTCAGCAGGCGACCACGTCGACCGCGACCCGGACCGCGGGGTCCGCTAGCGCCACCAGCAGCACGTTCGCCAGCCACCTGCAGGGCGCCATCGCGGCGCAGGGCACCTCCGCGGCGGACCGGACGTACAAACTCAACGGCAAGGGTATTCCGGAGGATCTCGCCGCGTACGGAAACGGCCGCATCCCGGCGGAGGCCCTCGAACAGGTCGGCGGCACCCGGCACAAACTCTGGGCCCCGGCCGCCGAGAAACTCACCCAGCTGATCGCCGACGCCAAGGCCGACGGCGTCACCATCGGCATCACCGACTCCTACCGCCCCTACACCGAGCAGGTCGACCTGGCCCGCCGCAAGGGCCTGTACTCCCAGGGCGGCCTGGCGGCCAAGCCCGGCACCAGCGAACACGGCTGGGGCATGGCCACCGACCTGGACCTCAACCCCGAGGCCCTGTCCTGGATGCGCAAGAACGGCGGCCGTTACGGCTTCGTCGAGAACGTCCGCCGGGAGTCCTGGCACTGGGCGTTCCGCCCCAACATGACCTGA
- a CDS encoding threonine/serine dehydratase: MINLADVEAADRRIDGRIRRTPLVEAGPDRWFKLEYLQHTGTFKTRGMMNKILGSEVPPAGIVAASGGNAGLAAAYAARRLNVPAEVFVPVTAPAVKVAKLGKLGARVVQVGNEYAEAYAAARERTDALFCHAYDDPAMVAGNGTLGLEIAGRSDTVLVAVGGGGLIAGVIAALRDTAKIVAVEPVTSQALHAALKNGAPVDVPVSGVAADSLGARRVGDIAFALATDAKIESLVVEDDAIVDARKRLWDDYRIVVEHGTAAAYAALTSGAYRPAPGERVITLLCGANTNPADLG, encoded by the coding sequence GTGATCAACCTTGCGGATGTGGAAGCCGCCGACCGGCGGATCGACGGACGGATCCGGCGGACGCCGTTGGTCGAGGCGGGGCCGGACCGATGGTTCAAGCTGGAGTACTTGCAGCACACCGGCACGTTCAAGACCCGCGGCATGATGAACAAGATCCTCGGCAGCGAGGTTCCGCCGGCCGGCATCGTCGCGGCGTCCGGTGGCAATGCCGGGCTGGCGGCCGCCTACGCGGCGCGCCGGCTGAACGTGCCCGCCGAGGTGTTCGTGCCGGTGACCGCGCCGGCGGTGAAGGTCGCGAAACTCGGGAAGCTGGGGGCCCGGGTCGTCCAGGTCGGCAACGAGTACGCCGAGGCCTACGCCGCCGCGCGGGAGCGGACCGACGCGCTGTTCTGCCACGCCTACGACGATCCGGCGATGGTCGCCGGGAACGGCACGCTGGGTCTGGAGATCGCCGGAAGATCGGACACCGTGCTCGTGGCCGTCGGCGGCGGTGGCCTGATCGCCGGCGTCATCGCCGCCCTGCGCGACACGGCCAAGATCGTCGCCGTCGAGCCGGTCACCTCCCAAGCCCTGCATGCCGCGCTGAAGAACGGAGCGCCGGTCGACGTCCCGGTGTCAGGTGTGGCCGCCGACTCCCTCGGCGCCCGCCGCGTCGGCGACATCGCCTTCGCCCTCGCCACCGACGCCAAGATCGAGTCGCTCGTGGTCGAGGACGACGCGATCGTCGACGCCCGGAAGCGTCTCTGGGACGACTACCGCATCGTCGTCGAGCACGGCACGGCTGCGGCCTATGCCGCCCTGACGTCGGGCGCCTACCGTCCCGCTCCCGGTGAGCGGGTCATCACCCTGCTCTGCGGTGCCAACACCAACCCCGCCGATTTGGGCTGA
- the mctP gene encoding monocarboxylate uptake permease MctP, which translates to MGFVAARWRAPQDMAHLDEWGLGGRSFGGWITWFLVGGDLYTAYTFVAVPALMFGAGAAGFFAVPYTVVIYPLFFLVLIRLWSVSHRHGFVTPADFVRTRYDSPTLALLIAVTGIVATMPYIALQLVGIEAVLKTMGVTGDSPLARHAPIIIAFAILAAYTYQSGLRAPALIAFVKDTLIYVVIAVAVIYLPYKLGGWGAIFDAADAKFTASPAPGDGIILNANNQVQYFTLALGSALALFLYPHSITGVLASRNRDVIKRNMSALPAYSFLLGLIALLGFMAIAAGVKPLPGAKPGSVDSNTVVPLLFDMKFPAWFAGIAFAAIGIGALVPAAIMSIAAANLFTRNIYKEYLKRDATPAQEASVAKVTSLVVKIGAVAFIVFLDPQFSIDLQLIGGVIILQTAPSVILGLYKRWLHRGALIAGWAAGMVLAFWMLWQIPNAATKRAHFGGSAFPLSEFGLDSSKTIYVGFVAVLANLAVAVLVTWWLRVMKVAPGVDGTSPDDYFADEGDPRIEKERAGTVDTVSST; encoded by the coding sequence ATGGGCTTCGTCGCGGCCCGGTGGCGTGCTCCGCAGGACATGGCTCACCTCGACGAGTGGGGCCTGGGCGGCCGGAGCTTCGGCGGCTGGATCACCTGGTTCCTGGTCGGCGGGGACCTGTACACCGCGTACACGTTCGTCGCCGTCCCGGCGCTGATGTTCGGGGCCGGCGCCGCCGGGTTCTTCGCCGTGCCCTACACGGTGGTGATCTACCCGCTGTTCTTCCTGGTGCTGATCCGGCTCTGGTCGGTGTCGCACCGGCACGGTTTCGTCACCCCGGCCGACTTCGTCCGCACCCGGTACGACTCGCCCACCCTCGCCCTGCTGATCGCCGTCACCGGGATCGTGGCGACCATGCCGTACATCGCGTTGCAGCTGGTCGGCATCGAGGCGGTGCTCAAGACGATGGGCGTGACCGGGGACAGCCCGCTCGCCCGGCACGCGCCGATCATCATCGCGTTCGCCATCCTGGCGGCGTACACCTACCAGTCCGGGCTGCGGGCGCCGGCGCTGATCGCGTTCGTCAAGGACACCCTGATCTACGTGGTGATCGCGGTGGCGGTCATCTACCTGCCGTACAAGCTCGGCGGCTGGGGTGCGATCTTCGACGCGGCGGACGCCAAGTTCACCGCGTCGCCGGCGCCCGGCGACGGGATCATCCTGAACGCCAACAACCAGGTGCAGTACTTCACCCTGGCGCTCGGCTCGGCGCTCGCGCTGTTCCTCTACCCGCACAGCATCACCGGCGTGCTGGCCAGCCGGAACCGGGACGTGATCAAGCGGAACATGTCGGCGCTGCCGGCGTACAGCTTCCTGCTCGGCCTGATCGCGCTGCTCGGCTTCATGGCGATCGCGGCCGGGGTGAAGCCGCTGCCCGGCGCCAAGCCCGGCAGCGTGGACAGCAACACGGTGGTGCCGCTGCTGTTCGACATGAAGTTCCCGGCCTGGTTCGCCGGCATCGCGTTCGCCGCGATCGGGATCGGCGCCCTGGTGCCCGCCGCGATCATGTCGATCGCCGCGGCCAACCTGTTCACCCGCAACATCTACAAGGAGTACCTGAAGCGGGACGCCACCCCGGCCCAGGAGGCGAGCGTCGCCAAGGTCACCTCGCTGGTGGTGAAGATCGGGGCGGTGGCGTTCATCGTCTTCCTGGACCCGCAGTTCTCCATCGACCTCCAGCTGATCGGCGGCGTGATCATCCTGCAGACCGCGCCGTCGGTGATCCTCGGGCTGTACAAGCGGTGGCTGCACCGCGGCGCGCTGATCGCCGGCTGGGCGGCCGGCATGGTCCTGGCGTTCTGGATGCTCTGGCAGATCCCGAACGCGGCCACCAAACGCGCACACTTCGGCGGGTCGGCGTTCCCGCTCTCCGAGTTCGGCCTCGACTCCAGCAAGACGATCTATGTGGGGTTCGTGGCGGTGCTGGCGAACCTGGCGGTCGCGGTGCTGGTCACCTGGTGGCTGCGGGTGATGAAGGTGGCGCCCGGCGTGGACGGCACGTCGCCGGACGACTACTTCGCGGACGAGGGGGACCCGCGGATCGAGAAGGAGCGGGCGGGCACGGTCGACACGGTCTCCTCCACCTGA
- a CDS encoding toll/interleukin-1 receptor domain-containing protein produces MPILLSYAPSDTIWAQWIDRSLQAAGHVVEKLPAGVDFADRIAAALSGADQVIILVSREHRASASDWTGVPRAPGLVVLLLDSGSPPAALRATNWKSLCDLDEEDALEALMVAVGGPQNPFSRTP; encoded by the coding sequence GTGCCCATACTCCTCTCCTATGCCCCGTCGGACACGATCTGGGCACAGTGGATCGACCGGTCCTTGCAGGCCGCGGGCCATGTGGTGGAAAAGCTCCCGGCCGGGGTCGACTTCGCCGATCGGATAGCAGCCGCGCTTTCCGGAGCGGATCAAGTGATCATTCTGGTCTCCCGGGAGCACCGAGCGTCCGCATCGGACTGGACCGGTGTGCCCCGCGCGCCCGGATTGGTGGTGCTTCTGCTCGATTCCGGATCGCCGCCCGCGGCGCTCCGCGCCACGAACTGGAAAAGCCTCTGTGACCTGGACGAAGAGGACGCATTGGAGGCCTTGATGGTCGCGGTCGGCGGCCCGCAAAACCCCTTTTCGCGTACGCCGTGA
- a CDS encoding ABC transporter permease yields the protein MGRSGVAEENEIQSGRQFRRFALAVCAIGVVIQLGLTAYYLGMGHKAAPHHLPVGLVAGAEQRAEVVGMLEDGGRFRVTDYPGAAALTTAIKRREVYGGADLTGDAPHLYVASAAGPAAASLLRSTYTAVLQQRTAAQVAQLAEAGDQVGIVVVRSLTTPPQVTDVVPLPPDDVNGVSLGFLTQALSLGGTVASMGLGRLIPRTRRSWRRGVAHLSTLILYAVGSGAAVLWSMSWFGIGSGANHGEMLGIFSLISLAVTGSTAGAVALIGPAGAAVGAFYFMIGTVISGASILPEFLPAFGRRLGENLPTGAGVQAVRQDLYFPQAPIAQHMWVLAAYAIVGCLLILITNGLPNRKDSTSEVDLDLTVRLEGPGVESISRSNSDFRGHAEPEERGNRGSELAHRGHPEPDPGVADSAGDHVDRDPDRGVR from the coding sequence ATGGGACGCTCGGGGGTGGCCGAGGAGAACGAGATCCAGTCGGGACGCCAGTTCCGCCGCTTCGCCCTCGCCGTCTGTGCGATCGGCGTGGTCATCCAGCTCGGCCTCACCGCGTACTACCTGGGCATGGGACACAAGGCCGCCCCGCACCACCTGCCGGTGGGCCTGGTGGCCGGCGCTGAGCAGCGCGCCGAGGTGGTCGGCATGCTCGAGGACGGCGGCCGCTTCCGGGTGACCGACTATCCCGGCGCCGCGGCGCTGACCACCGCGATCAAGCGCCGCGAGGTGTACGGCGGAGCCGACCTCACCGGCGACGCCCCGCATCTTTACGTGGCGAGTGCCGCCGGCCCGGCCGCCGCCAGCCTGCTCCGGAGCACCTACACCGCGGTCCTCCAGCAACGGACCGCCGCGCAGGTGGCGCAGCTGGCCGAGGCCGGTGACCAGGTGGGCATCGTCGTGGTCCGGTCGCTGACCACTCCGCCGCAGGTCACCGACGTGGTGCCGCTGCCGCCCGACGACGTGAACGGGGTGTCGCTCGGCTTCCTCACCCAGGCCCTGTCGCTCGGCGGCACGGTCGCCTCGATGGGGCTGGGCCGGCTGATCCCGCGAACCCGCCGGAGCTGGCGGCGCGGCGTCGCGCACCTGTCCACGCTGATCCTCTACGCGGTCGGCTCGGGCGCCGCGGTGCTCTGGTCGATGAGCTGGTTCGGCATCGGCAGCGGGGCGAACCACGGGGAGATGCTCGGCATCTTCTCGCTGATCTCGCTCGCCGTCACCGGGTCGACGGCCGGCGCGGTGGCGCTGATCGGACCGGCCGGCGCCGCGGTCGGCGCGTTCTACTTCATGATCGGCACGGTCATCTCCGGCGCCAGCATCCTCCCCGAGTTCCTGCCCGCGTTCGGGCGCCGGCTCGGCGAGAACCTGCCCACCGGCGCCGGCGTGCAGGCCGTCCGCCAGGACCTCTACTTCCCGCAGGCGCCGATCGCGCAGCACATGTGGGTGCTCGCCGCCTACGCGATCGTCGGCTGCCTGCTCATCCTGATCACCAACGGGCTGCCGAACCGGAAGGACAGCACGTCCGAGGTCGATCTCGACCTGACCGTGCGGCTGGAAGGCCCGGGAGTTGAGTCAATTTCCCGGAGCAACTCAGATTTCCGTGGCCACGCCGAACCAGAAGAGCGTGGGAATCGAGGGAGTGAACTCGCGCATCGCGGACATCCAGAGCCGGATCCTGGCGTTGCAGACTCAGCAGGCGACCACGTCGACCGCGACCCGGACCGCGGGGTCCGCTAG
- a CDS encoding type I glyceraldehyde-3-phosphate dehydrogenase, whose amino-acid sequence MTVAIGINGLGRIGRSLTRIVAAAPNPGISIAAVNDIAPTEKLAYGLRRDSIRGAFPGTVTARGDYLVVNDHAIRAYRHERPERIPWADQGVDVVIEATGRFRAGTTARTHITHGGARKVVISASADDPDAFLVLGANHLSYNPAVHDVVSPASCGVNALTVMAKVLLDRFGLHSVNTSVMLAAQGWQRVQDSLIGTSRDDPRLGRATGESIIPHNHVVGDLVRVALPEIGEMRYSYYCVPTPVGSLAELSGQTGRPVTVEEVNRAMAEAAAGPLRGILAYDPDPTVSIDVKNNSASCLFDPSGTQATADGGVKVRGWFDNEWGFSNRLLDLARLIGERLPVPSTQVSWSVV is encoded by the coding sequence ATGACTGTCGCGATCGGGATCAACGGCCTCGGGCGGATCGGTCGCAGCTTGACCCGAATCGTGGCTGCCGCCCCGAATCCGGGTATCTCGATTGCCGCGGTGAACGACATCGCGCCCACCGAGAAGCTGGCGTACGGCCTGCGCCGGGACAGTATCCGGGGAGCGTTCCCCGGAACCGTGACGGCGCGCGGTGACTACCTGGTGGTGAACGATCACGCCATCCGGGCCTATCGCCACGAGCGCCCGGAACGCATCCCGTGGGCGGACCAGGGGGTGGACGTGGTGATCGAGGCGACCGGCCGGTTCCGGGCCGGCACCACGGCGCGTACCCACATCACCCACGGCGGCGCCCGCAAGGTGGTGATCAGCGCCTCGGCCGACGACCCGGACGCCTTCCTGGTCCTCGGGGCCAATCACCTCAGCTACAACCCGGCCGTGCACGACGTGGTCTCCCCGGCCTCCTGCGGGGTGAACGCGCTCACCGTGATGGCCAAGGTGCTGCTCGACCGGTTCGGCCTGCACTCGGTGAACACCTCGGTGATGCTGGCCGCCCAGGGCTGGCAGCGGGTGCAGGACTCGCTGATCGGCACCTCGCGGGACGATCCGCGGCTGGGCCGGGCCACCGGGGAGAGCATCATCCCGCACAACCACGTGGTCGGCGACCTGGTCCGGGTGGCGCTGCCGGAGATCGGCGAGATGCGGTACAGCTACTACTGCGTGCCCACCCCGGTCGGCTCGCTGGCCGAGCTCTCCGGGCAGACCGGGCGCCCGGTGACGGTCGAGGAGGTCAACCGGGCGATGGCCGAGGCGGCCGCCGGGCCGCTGCGGGGGATTCTGGCGTACGACCCGGACCCCACCGTGTCGATCGACGTGAAGAACAACTCGGCCTCCTGCCTGTTCGACCCGTCCGGCACCCAGGCGACCGCGGACGGCGGAGTCAAGGTGCGCGGCTGGTTCGACAACGAGTGGGGCTTCTCGAACCGATTACTGGACCTGGCCCGGCTGATCGGGGAACGCTTACCCGTCCCGTCCACCCAGGTCAGCTGGAGCGTCGTCTAG